The Penaeus chinensis breed Huanghai No. 1 chromosome 21, ASM1920278v2, whole genome shotgun sequence genome has a window encoding:
- the LOC125036416 gene encoding PR domain zinc finger protein 13-like: MVGGHGREWAACVAPTTAHSDSCSAATGVTDPAITPVVHVTAGEDLPRAVSTRACPARDLCLNLTQEKFRQRRRAHEPTLCIQVNDGTLVARDNVQLSTWLPLLPLATDVHAEAATLSFVHSGQGESATLRVTLTRAVKVGETPPLWFSSEVAAQLGLPFLNFSHIKEGRYVCPECQRQFSAPNPLKLHLAANCDSLDPRLLWDRLLCSPPRSAPAPWFTPLLSSPPLAMSALTSRVHHTAVSAKAPARPSSPGASARPRSPGGLKPVSPDSTSCHVGSPRSASPPRSPPSASLLQEPRSAFRRVSFPVNRHDGQPPRFSVLCRPPTLLPAGPSRCSARTPSVGALALAPRSSAVTPELLLHPRLLMTPMIPTRNEVASTTQPMMPTMPLAGSTRPLLSAAPPGNAVDPCAEMETLVSNLGRSRRGHLCLYCGKVYSRKYGLKIHIRTHTGYKPLKCKVCLRPFGDPSNLNKHVRLHAEGETPYRCEHCGKVLVRRRDLDRHIRSRHPEVPSPPTHALTDTEDEETDDGDATEDKGTAVEEESHVVALTQEEANSDTR, encoded by the exons ATGGTGGGCGGCCATGGGCGTGAGTGGGCCGCGTGCGTTGCTCCTACGACTGCGCACTCCGATTCCTGTTCAGCCGCGACCGGTGTTACTGACCCAGCTATCACGCCCGTCGTCCACGTCACGGCCGGAGAAGACCTCCCGCGGGCGGTGTCCACCCGCGCCTGCCCCGCCCGCGACCTGTGCCTCAACCTCACCCAGGAGAAGTTCCGGCAACGGCGCCGCGCGCACGAGCCCACGCTTTGCATACAG GTTAACGACGGAACTTTAGTAGCCCGGGACAACGTGCAGCTTTCGACATGGCTGCCGCTGCTGCCCCTAGCCACCGACGTGCACGCTGAGGCGGCCACTCTGTCGTTCGTGCACTCGGGGCAGGGCGAGTCCGCGACGCTGAGGGTGACGCTGACGAGGGCCGTGAAGGTCGGGGAGACACCGCCACTCTGGTTCTCGTCAGAAGTTGCGGCTCAGCTGGGCCTTCCCTTCCTAAACTTTTCTCACATCAAAG AAGGGCGCTATGTGTGCCCCGAGTGCCAGAGGCAGTTCAGCGCGCCCAACCCCCTGAAGCTCCACCTGGCGGCGAATTGCGACTCCCTCGACCCTCGCCTCCTGTGGGATCGACTTCTGTGTTCCCCGCCGCGCTCCGCGCCCGCGCCATGGTTCACGCCGCTCTTGTCTTCGCCGCCCCTCGCCATGTCCGCCCTGACCTCGCGTGTGCATCACACTGCTGTCAGCGCCAAGGCGCCTGCCCGGCCCTCCTCCCCCGGGGCTTCCGCCAGACCGAGGTCCCCAGGAGGCCTCAAACCAGTATCCCCCGACTCCACCAGCTGCCATGTGGGATCCCCCCGGTCGGCCTCGCCCCCGCGCTCACCCCCGTCTGCATCTCTCCTCCAGGAACCGCGCTCTGCTTTCAGGAGAGTCAGCTTTCCTGTCAACCGGCACGATGGTCAACCACCCAGATTTAGTGTTCTCTGTCGGCCACCCACCCTGCTGCCGGCGGGACCGTCCCGGTGCTCGGCGCGGACCCCATCCGTGGGCGCGCTCGCTCTGGCTCCCCGCTCCTCTGCCGTCACCCCTGAACTGCTGCTTCATCCTCGCCTGCTGATGACGCCCATGATTCCCACCCGAAATGAGGTCGCTTCCACGACACAGCCCATGATGCCTACAATGCCACTTGCGGGCTCTACTCGACCGCTGCTAAGTGCAGCGCCTCCAGGCAATGCGGTGGATCCATGCGCTGAAATGGAGACTCTCGTGTCGAACTTGGGCCGCAGCCGCCGTGGCCATTTATGTTTGTACTGTGGGAAAGTGTACTCCCGCAAGTACGGCCTCAAAATCCACATCCGCACCCACACAGGCTACAAGCCGCTCAAGTGCAAGGTCTGCCTGCGGCCTTTCGGGGACCCAAGCAACCTGAATAAGCACGTGCGGCTACACGCAGAGGGAGAGACGCCCTACCGCTGCGAGCATTGCGGCAAGGTGCTGGTCCGCCGCAGGGACCTGGACCGCCACATCCGCTCCCGGCATCCCGAGGTCCCTTCGCCGCCCACACACGCCCTCACGGACACCGAGGACGAGGAGACGGACGACGGCGACGCCACGGAGGACAAGGGCACCGCTGTCGAGGAGGAGTCCCACGTGGTGGCTCTCACGCAAGAGGAAGCCAACTCTGACACCAGATAG